Part of the Panicum virgatum strain AP13 chromosome 4N, P.virgatum_v5, whole genome shotgun sequence genome is shown below.
TATTGACAACAGAAAAGGAACCTCAACGTAAGAAACAAGAAACGCTATCAGTTATGTCATGTACAAATGATGACATATGCTGAAGTTATTACTTATTACCATGATGTGTGGCTCAATAGCATGATGAATTGGTCACTATCAAATAGATCTTAGAAATGTGAATGACGGTATGGAAGTGATCAAGTCTATAGGTCAGCAATGCTAAAATGGTCACTAAAAACAGATGAATTATGATAATGTAAGAAATAGAATACCGTTTCAACACTCTTCTTTTGTTGAGCATCCATGTCTGATCCTGCTGGATGCTTAGTTAACTTGTGGACATGATTGGCCCCTTCATTGTGTTTGTAGCAAGCAGCACACTCATCATAATCGCATTCTTTGCACCGCCATCCTTGACCAGTTCTGATATCGTTCTTGCAGATATCACATGTGGTAACGAAAGCGGGTTCAGTTGGATTATGAAGATGGTATAGCACCATCATTGAGGAATGCTTTGCACCGCGAAGGGTATCATATTGATAATGGTTTCCTTGACAGAGACTCAGGAATGCCTGCCTGGTGTCAAAAAATTCACTTTCTAAGATGCCATCTCTGTCCTTGGTATCTTTAGGCACCCCATCAATTTCAACCTAAATGATGATATCAAGTAAAATTGTTAGTATTGtcggcattttttttctttacattTGTCTAATTAGTTAACAGCTTTCGAGATAACTTACAGGATGCAATATATGGAAGTCAGTACTATTACTCGGGTGCCTCTCCTTCTCTTCATGCTGTTCTTCTACATTATAACACCTGTCGCAGAAGACTCGTGAGTCTCAAAGGTTAACATTAGCTGTAACAAATTAAAAGAAGAATAAAGCCATGCAATAAATTATGTTGACATTTGAACTTATGCCATGGACAGATGATGATCATGCACATCTATCGTATAGAAGTACTCAAATAATCGTACCACGTTATGACTTATGACTTGCGAAACAGATCAACTTACTTGTCACAGATATAAAAGCTTTTGCATTGATTGCAGACCCAACGTCTTCCGGACACCATAGGGATACAGCAGTGATGGCAAGAATATTGCAAATGGACCGTGATGAGATCTTCTTTCATTGGGTAAATGGCTTCTCCGAGCTGCACAGTATAAGTTGATGGTTATGAGAGGACTGAAATAAAACTCAGTGGAAATAACATATCTTGGAGAAGTTTAGGAGAAAAATACACCTTTTGCATGAGCATAGCATCCTTCGAAGCATTCCCACTTAAATCAGTAATACCAGCAAGTTTCAAAGATCTTTTTGTGATAGTCTTCTTTAACTTTCCCTTCTTCTGCAGATTTCTGTCATCTTCTGGAAGGCAAATTTGGTTGATTATATCTTCTGCAGCTCCAGGCCAATAATCACCATCAAAATATGGCAAGCGAGCTGCGGTCACTTTAGCCTTGCAATCTGTCTTGGGGTTAAAAAAGTGCTCGTATAGATTGGTCAGCTCAACAACTATACCCTCATTAGTAGCTTTCCGAAGCATAGATAAGTACCTGCATGCAGAATGATAAATCATACCCCAAGAAGCTAAGACTTACAGTTACAGATGTTATATTCATTAATCTATACTTATGGCATCAAATGGTCATACCATTCTCGCAGTTTGTCGGACTTTGGTGTCTTCTGAATCTCTGGATGGCAATACATAATGTAATCTTCACCTTTGAAAGGTGGGCACGCCCATATGTAACAACTGGTGAACCCCCGCTGCTTACAATACTGGAGATAACCTATCTGTAACATATACACATGGAAAATTATAGTTAAACTAAAAAATGGGGTTGTAATCTGAGTACCATCCCCCCTCCCCCTACTCTCGTTGGTTGAACATACTTGTCATAGTGAATTACCAGAATTTCATGGTAGACAAACGTCCGTAAAGCTTCACCAGAAACAGTTTCAATCTCAGGTCTAAAGTATTTGACAGAATCAAGGTACGACAAATAAACCCAGCGTTGGTTTGGGAATGCACATTCTGCTCCGAATTCTTGCACATACATGCCAAATAGGCATACTTCCACACCTTCTATTCTCTGAAATAAAAGAATGGCCTGCACGAAAAATGGCAAAAACCAGATTAAGAGTTTTTGTTAACAAAAGTTTTCTTCCCCCAAAAGGTGAAAAAGGAATAAACTGTAGTCATATGTGATTTTTCACTTCACATAACCAGAGAACTCTTTTACCTTGGACCTGTAAGGAAACTCTGCTGGGTAATTCTCTTCTCGAAAAATCTCCAAAAAATGTGGTTTAACTTCCAGTTTCTTGTCCACTGATGAAACAACTCTGACAACAAGCCCTTCTGCTCCAGGAACCTAATAAGTAAGGGAAACATAAGTACAACAAACTAATTCTAGAATTTGTAGACCGAGAAACACGTGATTGATGCAAATTTCTTGAAGCTTTTTAGCAGCACACTTAACTGTCTACTTGCATATAAAAGGAATACACATGATTAGCCTCAACAGGAAATGCTATGGTGCATAGTAGGAGGTTCTGAATGATGTGCAAAACAAAGTCATGAGATAAATCTACAAACTTTGATGTTGGCTATGTTACCCCAGTAAACCAAGGAAACCTATACTCAAAAGTTGCACCTGAGGTGCATAAGAATATAACAAAACGAGTAATGCCAAAAAAGCTCAAATGAAGTAAATAAGAACCTAgcagaacaaaaaaaaactcagaaAGTATAGGTACAGCTGCACATAAAAAATGGCCTCACAAATCCTTAGTACTTTAAGAAGATGAGATTCCAAATTGTAACCATATTGTAAAGCTTGAAAAGATAGTTTTGTAGGCTTTACAAATTTGTGAAGTACTTTGAAGTGCAAAACAGGAAGGAGTTATGTTAGTGATCGCCCGAATCAGCTTTTATTACCAACCTCATCGAATTTTTTCCCATATTTGTTGGCCCTGTTCTGTCTCTCCTCTTTGAGGCGTTGAAAAAGGCGCTCTTCAATATGATCGCTAAGTACTGTCCTCTGCAGATCTTTTGCCCCAGGAATGGTATTCTGTGGTAAAGGTGTGCGCATGCCATTTTCTATCTCTTGAATATAACAACTATGGCAAATATATTCAGCATCTTTTTCTTCATCATTCCTTTTGGCATTAAAAAGAGCACAAATCTGGTGCTGCCAGCGTTTACATTTGTCACATGCAACCCACTGTGGAACCAATTGATGTAAATTAGTATGCAAGGAAAGAATGCATAAACTATGAGGATACATCCAGGAAAGAGGGAAACTGAAATGCTTACTGCTTCTTCAAGCTCATCAtcgtttcttttttttgcaaGTTTTGTCTTGAGCAGTTGAATGTTGTTCACTAAAATCGATTCACTGCGAGACTCACTGTAACATGGTACACAAAAATAGTAGGAACCACTTTCAGTGATAGAACCACTATAATATGGTGCATTCCGTTTTATCCGAGCACCACAAGAAGAACAATATTTAGGTGGAGGTTCAAAGAAAAGCTTTTCTACTTTGCAAAGCTGGCATGAGTTCAAGTTCTCGGAATGTCCTATTACTTGATTCTTTTCAGCTTTAGCCTTACTCTGTCAAAAATGAAGAAAttattacaaatagttcatACCTCATAGTGACATAAACACATACTCCTGCATATGCCTAAATTATGTATACAATGAGAACAGTAAACATGCATCCAACCAAAAGATttcttaataaatcattaaaTATATAGATTTTACAAATCCCAATGGTAACTAACCATGGATCAGGGTAAAAACTTTTGGCAGTGACCAACTGGGTACTGAGGTAATAAAACATGCTAGTTTAAAAAAATACTCAGGGCAAGAATGTTAAGACCAACCTAAGCTTTCTAGATTCAAAATTAACTTTTCTAGAACATGGAATTTCTTATCATTAGACCCACTTGCAAGCAATTTACAAATttcattgtttcttttgggtttcatctctagtctaccccaacttgcttgggaaaaaaaggctatgttgttgttgttgttgttgatagCTGCTAACAATCAACATCTAGAGGTTTTCATTTTGCAGTTTTGCTAATGCAATTGCATGTTCAGCATCCTTCCCAAAAGACCTGATGCATGGTCCTCAAAATAGTAAAATGCTTCAGATTTTGTTTGTCTGCAGAAAATTAGTACATCGACTGCTTATTGTTTCCATATTCAAATTGTATTTTGAATTTGACAATTCAACCATCTGATTAAAAAACTATTTATGGCTCAGTAGAGGAAATTCTggaaatgttttttttataataacaaTCTGGTACACATGAAATTAGTAGAGAAATCTTGAATATTTATTATTTTCcaattttgaaaaattaaaataaGAAATCAAGGGAGAATGAATCTGAGCATTAACTaaggaaaaaaataatagaGTATGTGATACCCCTTTTATAGTCAAGAAGCATACCTGACCAACCCACTGTCTTAGACTACGGACATGTTCATATATTTGATCTGGAGTGAACAATTCCATGAGTGAAATAccttttctctttgttttctctaTGTTGGGCATCATGGCATTTGTAGAGCCATTTGCACTATCCTTAATATCTAGAGCACTTTCATTTGTATCTTTATTGGGCAACCAATTTTCTTTCTTGATATGAGAATCTAGCTCATTTGAAACACCATTTGAAACACCAGGAATCTCATAACTTTGAATTGCACTTGTTTTACCAATAGTACCAGATCCAATTATCTCTACCCTTTGCGGTGGCTGTATATCAATCTCAATGTTTTGCTCTTGTTTCGGGAATATCCTTCTATCCTGCCCAAGATGCTTAGGATGAGCTTGCTGCGACACAAAATTTGGGCATGCTTGAGGAACATAGGCATCATCACAATCAAACACATTAGGAGGCATAGGTTGCAACCTTAACCTCTTTGATATAGGTGGTTGATCATCAAAGGTTTCAGCTGCCACCATGTTGATGCCCATTCTGTCACCATGTGCCCCATTGATACTCCTTTCAATTGTATTCTGCTTGCTTGTTTGATCACAATAGTGGCTCAGACTTTCAAATGCTTCCCTACATATAAGACAATGCTTATTGACACAATTATTGTAGTGATAAATAGCCTCTTTTGATTGTTTACATTGACCATACAAGCAATCTCTTACTTGACAGTCATTAGAATGCTTCAATATCTCCTGCGCATGAGCACAATCTTGTGATTTACAACTACCTCTAAAAGGACCTGGACAAAAATTTGCATGAATGAACATGATCGGCCACCGTGATTGTAGATAGCATTTATTTGTTGCCTGTTCAGATCCTTTTGATGGAAGCTTGGATAGTTTGTGATCAATTGGAGTCATAGCACAACCAGTATTGAGCCAATCAGGTGAAAAATGTTGTTCTGCTGCATCTTGTGACATGGTTCTCTGAAACATACTATTCATCAGTTCAGTATCTTTCACATGTGAAGATAATAACTGCTGAGAATCCATAGTGACCTGAATGTTATTATCAGAAACGTATTGTCGATACGTCTGGTTGCTTTTGTCTGAATACATTAATTCATCATATGGTAAAATTTCTTGATTAAATAGTTGCTCATCACGACAAGAACCAAGCTCCGATTCCTTCACAAACTGGGAACAACGATGATTAGGCTCGAAATAATTTTGCTGCTGATGTTGGTACGGGAAGTGTGATTTCCTAATGTTCACATTTTCTGTTTGATCCAATACCTCAGATTTTATAACAGATTTTGGTTGAAGCGGTTGCTGGGTTGTCTGACTTGTAAGCAAAGCAAACTCCATTCTTGAAGTGGATAATATTTGTGCAGCATTCATGTTCTGGTTACCTGTAGGTGTTGAACTTGAAGAAACGGTGCCATAAAAATTCCCAGAAACACAAGAAGATGCTGGGAAGAAAATAGCAAATTTAATTGTTTTGTAATGCTAAATGCCTACACTTGAGCACTAGTTTGCTAACTGATCATAAAATGTAACGAGGTCATGTGGAACTCATATAAACTGTATCAAAACATGTAGCAGGATCTCCAAGACTTCAGATAAAATTATTAACAACAAGATGAGTCTAGTGCAGATCAAATAGAAGCTAAAGATATATTTGGAAAAGTCAGAAACATTTTTTCATTTTGCTCCTTAAATATGGAAAACACTGCAAAGAATATCCTCCAGACATGGATATAATATAGATCGAGAATAAAATCTAAAGAATCTGCATTCTGCAGGACTTGCTTCTAACAATTAGTCCTGTAATTACTAACCTATACATATTATAATGGGGCAAATGATTAAACATTACAGCATAAGGGAGATATTGCATATGTAAAAAATATAGCACACATACTTGGTGTTCCCCGTGGGAGATGACAAATGAATTCTTGCTGCAGCGGTTTTTCCGGTGAATTGCCATAAGGAGGTAAATTCATAAATTCTTTTGCTCCTACAGTTCTGTATGGTAGCTGCATATTCGGGCCAGGCAAACCCATATCACCATTGATTTGTGGATCTGACAAACCATATGGGGAGGAATCCTCCAATATTCTTGAATGTACTCCAGAACCGACATGGGTACCTAGATGCTGCATTGAATAGCTACTTTGGTTGATAGAAAATGGCACCGGTTTCTGCTCGTGCACTTGTTGTATGTCATTCGACTCCCCATTGAGGTATCCAGCTCCATTTGAGTAAGCAGGATTGGGAGATAAAAGCTGATGATGGCTAAATCCTGGAGTTGGAATCATATGAGCTACCTGTCGTTGCATACCCACTGGACACATCACTGACGAGTCACTAATAGCCATGGAATTTTGTAGTACATTGATGGATGGATCCTGGTATCCATCGGACATGGAACCTACAAGGAAAATATAGTAAGTAGTTGCATATGAAGAAACCAACAAAAGGAGGGAGAACACAATTATAAATGTTAGCCATTTTATTTGTACTTTGAGAGATACCAGGTGTTGGAACCATTGTGCCACAGCGGGAGGAAGTTGGTGTCTGATGCGACATTTGTTGACGCTGATGACCACCATGGTTCGAGAAGGCCCTAACAGCAACTTGCAAATGTGGGTCGATTGGTTCTTTCAGCATTGCATAGTAGTCAGCCTGCTCGTAGaatgttttattttaaaaaataaggaaataAGCGCAcgacagcaaaaaaaaaatggacacagtATACTTAGAGCTGCTAATAATGAAAATGAAATATGGAATATGGACGTTTTACCTTTGTTGGATGCTGTCTGTACAAAAATTTCTCTAACCTATCTGCAATTTTCTCAAGGCTCTGGTTCTCAGCAAAATTCTGTGTCTTCATAAGCCGATCAACTCTGGCAATGATAATTTGGCAGTAATTAGCATCGTTCTGGTTAAACACAACGCCTACCGGTTAGTAGACCTTCCGTTACGTCAGTATGCCCTTCGACAACTAACATAAATTACTACATATAGCCAGTTGGGATTTGACAAGGATGTAAAACTTACATATTCCGGTGCATGATGCTGCGCATTTTTAAGAACTGAGGATCCATGTCAAGGTGGCACGAAGCAACTTGCAGAGGTTGGTGCTGCTGCAGCCCCCTGCCGCCACCTAAGTTCATCTGAGCTGGCTGCCCCGACATCTGCCCAGGCACGTTCATCTTGCCACCAGACTGGAGTCAATGTATCGCCATCATCATCAGTGATCAGACAGTCAAACGCGGCTGATTGCAATGCATCAACCAAAACAAGAATAAAGCACGATCAGATTTAATTAACAGTAACACAAAGGAGAAAGGACCACAACTATAAAATCAATAATTTTGTGAGATCAGAagaccaaaacaaagcacaccCAAGACCCAACTGATCAACAGCACCCCTAACCACAACCCGACCGTGGACGACTTGCATGTGGCGTGACATAGTAGTACGGGGCATGGGTGTACACATGGACGTACACCCAATAAAATTCGCAGAAGCTATAGAAGTCTatattagggtttggggtgcccGGTTTCGCACAGCAGGAAGGGAAGACAAATGTCAGGCATACCTGGCtaagggcggcggggcggcgctcgCCCAGACGACGTCGCCGCAAGCGAAGGAaggcgagggagggagagggggtgagCGGAACGGGGTCGGAGGCGGGGTGAACGGCTGAACGCAACGCCGTGGCGGCGGGAGCGCCGTCGCTGGATGCGCGGCGCCGTCGGacgaggcggcgcgcgggcaaGTCGTGATCAAGGCCGCTTTCACCTGGTGCGATCGGTCTCGATCCAACGTTGGGGGCTTGGGGATTGGGATTTGGGATTTGGGAATTTGGGATTGGATCCCAGGTGGATCGGTCGGCTCGGCTCCCTCACGGGTCGGGAGTACTAGAATGGAAAGCGTTTTAATTTTATATTCTGAACCAGTCAATTTTTTAAATTCTTAGTTTGGACAGtgttttaataaaaaaaatatactacCACTTTGATCTTTGTTTACACCACCGCTTAAACGCTACACAATGGTACACCATTTCTATTTAATCGGTTGTTCTAACCATTTATTAAATGGTTGTTTTACCCGTTTAAATACTCACTTTGTCCTAATAATAAGCTAATTGGCAGGTGAACGACTGTTTACCGTTTAACATTTATGATAACACTGTATAATACTACTCGAGCATAATTTTTaagattacatggtacaactcAGATATTCGCAATGCACGCACACTCGTCTCTATGAACATATGTACGCAAATCCTATCTCTATGATCATCTTCGAAGATCAAACCGACAAAtcttcgagattgacgaagtcatcaCATGTGCCTCGCTGTCGAAGAGAGCATCGCTTATCACTGAAAGTACAATCCACTACTAACTCAAAATTAATACACCATTATTAATTTAAAGGAGTAATATGTTTGAACTAGTTTCATTAAATCCACATGAGATGTATTATTGATAGCGTATGTATTGGAGCCCAAACCTCGCCACCCTTGGATCCAGGGCCCACTCCGGGGAAAGCTCCTGCGGGCCGAAGATGTATTAGGCAGTTTAATTACCACCTCAGCCCACGGCCCAGAACATAGAACTCCCGTCCTCCTTCCTCcgtcaccgctccgccgccgccccttcctgCTCGCGGTCCGCCTCGTCGCCGCCATGGGCAAGTCCTCCAAGGACAAGAGGGTACGGCTCCTTAGACTCTTCGCCCTGCTCCTCCCCATCCGCTTTGCCTCTCGGCTTCTCACCGGGCTGCGCGCCGGCTGCTCAGGACATCTACTACCGGAAGGCCAAGGAGGAAGGATGGAGAGCTCGCAGCGCCTTCAAGCTCCTCCAGATAGACCAGGAGTTCAACATCTTCCAAGGTATCAGATTGGACTACCTGCTTGCTTGCTCACCCTGTTGATGTTGTAGTAGCCATATCTCGCACCATGAACGAACAGTAGGGAGCTGATGAAAAACACTTTCCTTTGGGGCTTATTATTAGGAGTGAAACGTGTGGTTGATCTGTGTGCTGCTCCTGGAAGCTGGAGCCAGGTATCCTTCCTTGTGCCGTGCCCAGTAGCCCATCCGTACCAAAGTTTATTTATCTGGTTGCTTTATTTGCTATTGGCACTTGTAGGTTTTGAGCCGGAACCTGTATGTACCAGCAAAACAGTCCCCTGATTTCAAGTAAGTATATGTGCCACTCTCTGTTTGTGCGTAATTTGGTTGTGGGTATCTGATTGCTTTTTGCTCTCCTTGTTTCGGATGTGTTATGCTACTAGGGAAGGCGACCTTCCTCTCATTGTTGCAATCGACTTGCAACCGATGGCCCCCATAGAAGGTGTTATACAAGTGCAGGGAGACATCACTAATGCTCGGACGGCTGAAGTGGTGTGTtagacggggggggggggggcataaaTTTCTTTGCTCCGAGCTTAGCTCATGTGATTGCTGAAAACTTCGCTCATGTGAATGTTTTGCTAGGTTATTAGACATTTTGATGGATGCAAAGCAGATTTGGTTGTTTGCGATGGTGCTCCTGATGGTATGATACGAGCTCAAGAGAGCTGATTCTTAACTATAatctgtttgatttggatttaaCATTACATACTTATGGTTCTTTGGATGGTTGTAGTTACTGGCCTTCATGATATGGACGAATTTGTTCAGTCCCAGCTTATACTTGCGGTTAGTTCTCATTTGTTTCTCTGTCTACATCCAGCACATTTTTTTATCAACAAATTGCAATATTCATATGATGAATATCAGATAAAAGTATTGACTTCAGGTTTATTAGATTCTGTAGCATGTTCAGCAATCGAATTTCTTTACTCAGCTTGTGGAGAAAACCTTGCTCTTTATGTTGCCCCACGCTGATTTCAGTTGTGTTATGCTATGTCTTCAGTTCaagtttctctatttttttcttgaaccaCCTTTCATTTAGGCACTTACAATCGTGACTCATGTACTCAAAGTTGGTGGAAAATTTGTTGCGAAGATCTTCCGGGGTAAAGATACAAGTCTCTTGTACTGCCAGGTGATTTGCACTTCTATTTAGCTATATAATTCACTAATGTACTGCAAAACTCTCTCTGTTTTCTACTGATGCTTCTGTCATGTACTTGTCACTATCTGTGCTTTATGCAGCTAAAATTGTTCTTCTCACAAGTTACATTTGCGAAGCCGAAAAGTA
Proteins encoded:
- the LOC120668732 gene encoding putative tRNA (cytidine(32)/guanosine(34)-2'-O)-methyltransferase isoform X2; translation: MGKSSKDKRDIYYRKAKEEGWRARSAFKLLQIDQEFNIFQGVKRVVDLCAAPGSWSQVLSRNLYVPAKQSPDFKEGDLPLIVAIDLQPMAPIEGVIQVQGDITNARTAEVVIRHFDGCKADLVVCDGAPDVTGLHDMDEFVQSQLILAALTIVTHVLKVGGKFVAKIFRGKDTSLLYCQRRLQFVRIIHLLKGLRRKIFTTC
- the LOC120668732 gene encoding putative tRNA (cytidine(32)/guanosine(34)-2'-O)-methyltransferase isoform X1: MGKSSKDKRDIYYRKAKEEGWRARSAFKLLQIDQEFNIFQGVKRVVDLCAAPGSWSQVLSRNLYVPAKQSPDFKEGDLPLIVAIDLQPMAPIEGVIQVQGDITNARTAEVVIRHFDGCKADLVVCDGAPDVTGLHDMDEFVQSQLILAALTIVTHVLKVGGKFVAKIFRGKDTSLLYCQLKLFFSQVTFAKPKSSRNSSIEAFAVCENYSPPEGFKEEDLYHLLEKVGTPSGADDLDCRSGWLEGPNKVYIPFLACGDLSGYDSDRSYPLPSTEGGSYRSLDPVQPPIAPPYKTALEMKKASSHGASVDTIRPSADS